The Pseudomonadota bacterium sequence GTGAAGAAGAGCGTGGCGCACCACAGACGCCTCGTCGAGTCGGCGGGCCTGAGACTCCGCCAGCGTCAGATCGCCCTTGTCGAGCGCGGCCTCTGCAAAGAGACGCAGCGAACGCTCTCTCCCTTCGCGCGCGGTCTCGCTCTCCGGCCACGACAGCAGCGCCTGCGTGAAGCTGGCCACCGCTTCACCGAACCGAACATAGGCCGCCTGACCTTCGAGGGTCTGGGCACGCTCGAGGGCTTCGAGGGCCAACGCCTCGACACGCGCGCTCTCCCGATGCTCGAGCGCGCGATGCAACGCCCCTCGAAAAGCCGAGACATGGGGAAAGCGATCTTCAGGACGCGGGGCCATGGCCGTGCGACAGATATGGGCCAGCTCCGTCGAGACCGACGCGCCCAGCACCGGAGGCACAGCCCTGACTGCGGCCCCCACAACGTCAGAGAGCCGCTGCTGCGCATACGGGGGGCGACCGCAGAGCACCTCGAAGAGCGTCGCGCCGAGCAGGAAGACGTCGGTGGCGGCGCCAGGCGCATCTCCGCGCGCCTGCTCCGGCGCCATGTAACGAGGCGTGCCACAGGGCACGCCATCAGATGGCATGCCGATCTCACGCGCCAGTCCCCAGTCGACGAGATAGACCTCGCCGTAGGCACCCAGCATCACGTTGTCTGGCTTGACATCGCAGTGCGCAACACCGCGACTGTGCGCATAGGCCAGCGCATTGCACAACGTGAGCAGCACCTCGAGATGACGGGCGAGGATCGATGCGTCGGAGACCTCGTCCGCTGAGCGCCCGCGAAGATCGTCTCCCCAGCGCCGCCCTTCGACGAGCTTCATCACGAGCGCCTCACC is a genomic window containing:
- a CDS encoding serine/threonine protein kinase, translating into MSDHDDETLLEQQAALRWSRSYGALEALDPAQTFSPAEGQPADGGARPGSLPGYTMGQAVGIGGMGVVYRATQEVLGREVAVKLAPSPDLATRFTQEARLAARLDHPNVVPVHDLVRAAEGEALVMKLVEGRRWGDDLRGRSADEVSDASILARHLEVLLTLCNALAYAHSRGVAHCDVKPDNVMLGAYGEVYLVDWGLAREIGMPSDGVPCGTPRYMAPEQARGDAPGAATDVFLLGATLFEVLCGRPPYAQQRLSDVVGAAVRAVPPVLGASVSTELAHICRTAMAPRPEDRFPHVSAFRGALHRALEHRESARVEALALEALERAQTLEGQAAYVRFGEAVASFTQALLSWPESETAREGRERSLRLFAEAALDKGDLTLAESQARRLDEASVVRHALLH